From Gadus macrocephalus chromosome 16, ASM3116895v1:
TTCACGTCGCACAACAACGCCCCCAGCAGGCTGAGGGGCGAAGTGCTCCTTCTGAACGACAACATCAGCACCCACCCCTCCTCTAAAAGTGCCCCCCACCCATAGTGTCGTCACATCTCCAGACAAACGGACCCCCGGGAGAAATGGCCCCCACTCAGCACCCACTGACACCAAACATGTTAGagagaaaatatatatgtacatatatatccTTTATATATTTCATATCGTCAGCGTGTTCACGATCCGAGTACATCTCTGGGGTTCAGCCGCTGAAGGGCGCATGCAGAGCGTCTGACGCGGTTCAATACAGGGACGAtggggcccccgggggggccTGCAGTCCAATGTGAGAGTGAGGGGTACGGGGGTCTCCTGGGAGACGGGCCCTCTACCGCTACGCGGGTGCTAGGGGCCCTAATGAAGCCTGGTGCTAGGGGCCTAATGAAGTCTGGTGCTAGGGGCCCTAATGAAGCCTGGTGCTAGGGGCCCTAATGATGCCAGAGGCCTGGTGCTAGGGGCCCTAATGAAGCCTGGTGCTAGGGGCCTAATGAAGCCTGGTGCTAGGGGCCTAATGAAGCCTGGGGCCCTAATGAAGCCTGGTGCTAGGGGCCTAATGAAGCCAAGGGCCCTAATGAAGCCTGGTGCTAGGGGCCTAATGAAGCCTGGTGCTAGGGGCCCTAATGAAGCCTGGTGCTAGGGGCCTAATGAAGCCTGGGGCCCTAATGAAGCCTGGTGCTAGGGGCCCTAATGAACCTAGGGGCCCTAATGAAGCCAGGAGCTTGGGGCCCTAATGAAGCCAGGAGCTTGGGGCCCTAATGAAGCCAGAGGCCTGGTGCTAGGGGCCCTAATGAAGCCAGGGGCCCCAGTGccctgggaggaggagaaaggggctTCAGCGCTCTGGAGGCTGGCCTGGCCCGTGAGCCTCTCTACAGAAGGCTACAGAGGCGCGGTCTAGAGCCAGCTCAGAAGGAGGCCGTGAGTGATCCCAGCTCGACAGTGATTAGATAGAGGTTatagaggcggggggggggggggggggggggggggcggtgtgatCTTTGTTTTGATAGATTTCCTTTCTTAAAGACAAGAGTGATCTCAGGACAAGCGATGACAGTAGaaggtggagcagccttcactTGGCAGTCATCATCTGGACGAACTCTGTGGAaaagaataaaaacaacattacaCAACGCTTTCGGAGGAACACATCTTAGGAATATGGCAGCTGGTGTATTATTAAAAGCAGGCCTAACAGGAACAGTGAAAACATGGGAAGAGTGATGAAGTACTctccgtgtgcgtgcgtgcgtgcgtgcgtgccctcACCCTCGTAGTTGACCTGTCCGTCTCCGTCGATGTCAGCCTCGCGGATCATCTCGTCCACCTCCTCGTCCGTCAGCTTCTCCCCCAGGTTGGTCATTACGTGCCGCAGCTCCGCCGCGCTGATGTAGCCGTTCCCGTCCTGCAGGGGGCGGTAGAGCGGACACAGCACCACCACGGGGTCAGAAGACGTTCCTGTGGTTGGTGACTCCCTGCTTGGGACGGACAGCTTCTTCGGTCGCGAGGGGatgcacacttattgtatgttgcacttaaaaatagtacttagcattgtgtagcatcttatcctagctatctgtttacggggaatgggttaacctggcgattgttagtgcttgccacttggttccaagaacatccttactgtaccgacagatatGTTGTTGCTCGAGTGTTGAAGCAGAGACTCGATCTTATGACCTACTTTTGGTAAAGTGATAATACTtgagaatgtgagagagagactacgtCTGAATTTGTGAGAGGCGAAGGAGGCTTTAACCATAACAAACATCAAACAGATGTTGTGTTTAACACTCCACCGAACAAATCCCTTCACCCACACAGAGTCGAAAACAATGTAAATCCAGCCGGCTGTAGCTGGTTCCTCTGATGACCCTCATCGCTCAGACCCAGGGTCACCCGGTGTTCAGATCCAGTCTGAACCGCCCCCCTGGTGAGGACAGACACACTGGTGAGGTTCATCACTGGAGTAGAGGGATGAGGTCGGCTTTAACATCCAGACTGAGGTCTTGATGTCCCATAAGCCGAGTCAGAAGGACTTTACTCCATTCGCCTTGATTTACACACGCCGGATCCAAACCGTCTTTATTTATGCATTAATGCCAATGTCTTGACCAATGAGGGCGTTGGTGACCAGGCTCAGACAAGCAAGAGTGCATCGGACCAGATCTCTGCGTTCCAGGGCTCCTTTTCTGCGTTGACGTTACACCGCTGCCCTCAACCTGACTCTAGTAAAAACTCTGTTCAGCATTCGGCTGAACTTTTGGTCAGAGCCAACAAAATATTTGAGCCAAGGTCAACGATTCTCCATCAACTGTTTGGATTTCTGCAGAGCAGGAATTTCAGGAGGAACTCAGTCCAACAGAATGGACGGCTTTAAAATAACAAATCAGGTGTTGGCGAGGTTATGAGCGAGCAGACGGACTAGAACCAGATTTAAAATCACTAGCTGGCAGGTCACACTCAGTCCTACTCAGCTTTGGAAACAGATCAAAGAAGAATTGCCGTGACCCGTTGAAACCTTTGTCAATTAGCAGGCTTCATTTAATGATTGGAAATTTGCTGGTATCCTCCTTCTAACCAGTCCACCATAAATAGTGAACATGCGGATTATTAAAGGCTTTGTACTCCAGACCATACAGCACCAGTGATGCAGCTGAACTGTACCTTGTCAAAGACTCTGAAGGCTTCTCTGATCTCCTCCTCGCTGTCTGTGTCCTTCATCTTCCGCGCCATCATGGTCAGGAACTCTGGGAAGTCGATGGTCCCGTTACCTGCAAAGAAGCACGGTCCGCAGGGGGGTGAGCCCAACGCCAGCATCGCTCAGCCTCGGTCGGTGTGGTTGACCTCCCCTGTGGACGGCCCACGCCATCTTCACAGAATCTGCAGAGCTTCAGGAGGACATCCGGCATGCTGTccagtgtttgggtgtgtggatgtggtgaGTGTCTGGGCGGAAGTCTTCCAGACAGTCTGGATGTGGTCAGTGTATGAGgaggtcttccagacggtctggGTGTGGTCAGTGTCTGGGAGgaggtcttccagacggtctgggtgtggtcagtgtgtgggaggagggaggaggtcttccagacggtctggGTGTGGTCAGTGTCTGGGAGgaggtcttccagacggtctggatgtggtcagtgtctgggaggaggtcttccagacggtcttGATGTGGTCAGTGTCTGGGAGgaggtcttccagacggtctggatgtggtcagtgtctgggaggaggtcttccagacggtcttGATGTGGTCAGTGTCTGGGCGGAGGTCTTCCAGACAGTCTGGATGTGGTCAGTGTATGAGgaggtcttccagacggtctggATGTGGTCAGTGTCTGAGgaggtcttccagacggtctggATGTGGTCAGTGTATGAGgaggtcttccagacggtctggGTGTGGTCAGTGTCTGGGAGgaggtcttccagacggtctggATGCGGTCAGTGTGTGGGAGgaggtcttccagacggtctggatgtggtcagtgtctgggaggaggtcttccagacggtctggatgtggtcagtgtctgggaggaggtcttccagacggtctggATGTGGTCAGTGTCTGGGCGGAGGTCTTCCAGACAGTCTGGATGTGGTCAGTGTATGAGgaggtcttccagacggtctggATGTGGTCAGTGTCTGAGgaggtcttccagacggtctggATGTGGTCAGTGTATGAGgaggtcttccagacggtctggatgtggtcagtgtctgggaggaggtcttccagacggtctggATGCGGTCAGTGTGTGGGAGgaggtcttccagacggtctggGTGTGGTCAGTGTCTGGGAGgaggtcttccagacggtctggatgtggtcagtgtctgggaggaggtcttccagacggtctggATGTGGTCAGTGTGTGGGAGGAGGTCTTCCACAGTCTTGATGTGGTCAGTgtctgggaggagggaggaggtcttccagacggtctggatgtggtcagtgtctgggaggaggtcttccagacggtctggATGTGGTCAGTGTATGAGgaggtcttccagacggtctggGTGTGGTCAGTGTATGAGGAGGTCTTCCAGACGGTGTGGGTGTGGTCAGTGTCTGGGAGgaggtcttccagacggtctggatgtggtcagtgtctgggaggaggtcttccagacggtctggGTGTGGTCAGTGTCTGGGAGgaggtcttccagacggtctggatgtggtcagtgtctgggaggaggtcttccagacggtctggATGTGGTCAGTGTCTAGGAGgaggtcttccagacggtctggATGCGGTCAGTGTctgggagaagggaggaggtcttccagacggtctggATGCGGTCAGTGTCTGGGAGgaggtcttccagacggtctggATGCGGTCAGTGTCAGGGAGGAGGTCTTCCAGTCGGTGTGTGGGAGAGTGGTCCTCACCGTCGGCGTCCACCTCGTTGATCATGTCCTGTAGCTCCGCCTCCGTGGGGTTCTGGCCCAGAGAGCGCATCACGGTCCCCAGCTctttggtggtgatggtgccgTCTCCATCCTTATCGAACAGGGAGAACGCCTCCTTgaactctgaggaggaggaggaggacacaaGTGGGGCAGGGCCATGAGGCTGGAGGTACGAGGGCTGCTGAAGGTACACCCTCAGCCGGGACCAGCAGCCACCTGCctggtgacatcacaggtggaaGGGCCCACCTAGATGCATGCTGGGTAGATAAGCCTGGTTAGGCTGGTctacccagcatgcatctggGTAGCCCCGTAAAAACCCAAGCTGCTGTGAGGTCCCCAACAGTCCACCTCTGTTCTAGGGCCGGGATTCACA
This genomic window contains:
- the calm3a gene encoding calmodulin 3a (phosphorylase kinase, delta), producing the protein MADQLTEEQIAEFKEAFSLFDKDGDGTITTKELGTVMRSLGQNPTEAELQDMINEVDADGNGTIDFPEFLTMMARKMKDTDSEEEIREAFRVFDKDGNGYISAAELRHVMTNLGEKLTDEEVDEMIREADIDGDGQVNYEEFVQMMTAK